One window of Trichoderma breve strain T069 chromosome 3, whole genome shotgun sequence genomic DNA carries:
- a CDS encoding KR domain-containing protein, whose product MDANAILKQDASMPIAIVGMGGRFPGEATNPDKLWDMVSKGRNALSEEDIARFDAPFFSITAKEAHAMDPQQRLALELSYEGLENAGISIEEIAGSNMSCYMASFTKDYTGMRGHDAEDIPLYEGTGNGAALISNRVSWFLDIKGPSLSLDTACSSSLVALHLACQSIRAGESTSAIVGGTNIILMPEMQNAMTSLHFLSPDSKSMSFDHKANGYARGEGAAVVILKPLADALRDGNVIRAVIRGTGVNQDGRTPGITVPSSKAQEELIRVTYASAGLDFKQTGYFEAHGTGTPVGDPLECAAIAATFGQVRPESDPLLIGSVKTNIGHMEGAAGLAGLVKAVYALERGQVPPNLWFEKANPRIPLAKWKLKVPTELTPWPTEGVRRASVNSFGYGGFHNTISDTPAVLKALPSTTPVADPLPQLLVWSSPEQKGADRTAASLASYVKSLSVSPAEESALLGRLSFTLSNKRSKFPWKSFGIASTLQEAIDAFEQPRKPERSAEQPTVAFAFTGQGAQWYAMGRDLFKYPVFRESIQAAASSLKQLGCEWDLVEELNAIAEKSRINDPALSQPACTALQVALVDLLSSWGVKPSVVVGHSSGEIAAAYAKRAISRESAWKVAYFRGLLSSTIKKEGAMLAAGLGYEDAQALVDQVTDGDLVVACINSPSSVTLSGDISAISQAQALLEERKVFNRKLMVKTAYHSPHMKAIEASYLKSISDISLATDDASVRMFSSVTGEIIEAAELANPSYWVSNLVNPVKFNQSLQAAIKHNPTKRRTTKNTGGINFIVEVGPHAALQGPIRQVLSVEEAKKLNILYVSLLKRDSSASLTAIEAMGTLFQRGYAVDVAQVNNSSKDTSAALVDMPPFAWNHSTKYWYESPISRAYRLRDMPRHDLVGARDEYSSEQQPSWRNYLRVSEIPWLEHHQVQSSILYPFAGMIVMAVEASRQVADKTKEIEGFQLRDISAGAAMIIPADEAVESKIQLRPWRAGSRLPDWTWNEFTISCRDRQGAWTQHCSGLIQVKYKTAVNPTFTNEDAARAKKFREEYQQITDAGLDIEDPADVYASLAELGLQWGPSFKSLVHIGSGHYQAQCAIEVPDTKSYMPENFEHDHIIHPATLDGIVQMIVPACSPRGALVDRAKIPRFVESVYISSKVASKKPGDKLYGYSRSTAHGFQESGCRVITLETMTEGIASASATTKSIKKLGACTHWGPDIEELTADEYETIYDLELACLIICKRVLRKFTAEDSKTFAPHHRLFYEYMQHQYDLAVEGKLSCQSSPIKKIDWLNTTEEFDAALLEKVSNESVDGKMLVRVAYAMNEILTGAIEPLQVLREDDLLTSYYRNVIGVEKVNPVLEEYVRQISHKRPLRVLEVGAGTGATTKLVLTTLGKRDDAAARLKLYTFTDISSGYFEPAAKDFSEYAEFLEYKILNIEKDPAEQGFPVGQYDIVIANNVIHACSSIDRCLAHCRSMLRPGGVLLLGELTTTMARVPMIFGTLPGWWLGENDNRKWGPRLSESEWDVYLRRHGFGGLHVSFRDDSREDVYQSSLIFSVAVETTSPPLPKNAVVVKPAVADPVVDAMASKLSELLDKEGVQVEVVSLKDVNTTDFSGKACIVAVESNKPLLHEIKGEDWKSTKKAVLGSRSTLWLTNGGTMECTTPESSLIVGLSRTIRGENPGLQFTTLDLDPKESIDSDTTCATISQIFKSKADPSNAEWEYALRNKLLNVPRLYPDHEVSSLFETNAEDPPAVKLPFNQPGRALALEIKVPGMLDTFQFTDCDEYPLPLGDREVEIKVKAVGMNFHDVMIAMGQIQDTNLGVECSGVVTRIGKAVTQWKEGDRVMTFRLGTYRTYIRNPEEMFQRMPDGMSFEEGGSIVSIYGTAVYSLFDVARLQKGESVLIHSAAGGFGQGAIIISQYIGAEIFVTVSTEFKKRFLMETYGIREDHIFNSRDHSFAAGIKRMTNGKGVDVVLNSLAGEGLRQSWLCVAPFGRFIELGKRDITGNTGLDMTPFLHNISFSGVNMLSVYRENVPLLSRILADVMKYWAMGVTKLVTPLKVMNFSQIEEAFRIMQTGKHIGKMVLAANDDDIVPIVPPKKKEFTLSSNATYIIPGGLGGLGRSLAMWMASKGARYLAFTSRSGASRPEAKALLDELAKINVQSKAFASDISNEAELTRVLQEIKSANFPAIRGVITFAMQLQDVFFENMTVEEFHTAVRPKVQVTRNLHQQLPKDLDFFICMSSVGGIVGSRGQGNYNAGNTYQDAVARHRRSLGLKGTSIDLGLVLGVGWAAVHGEALGYLNSGAMAGLKETEVLDVIEAGMAGLLPEAENTVGLTTGGMLKQGGYEELYWHSERRFGPVSVYDTQDNGTAGSGEPDRSEELRTALGAAQNLDEAGAAVCVALMRKLAKAMMMDEADLDSGRPANAYGVDSLVAVEIRAWVFKTVKSDISVFDILSNAPLATLAGLIASKSSYVPVAIRGEGVSLEK is encoded by the exons ATGGACGCAAACGCGATTCTGAAACAGGATGCCTCCATGCCAATTGCTATTGTTGGCATGGGAGGCAGATTTCCAGGTGAAGCTACCAACCCGGATAAGCTCTGGGACATGGTCTCGAAAGGACGAAATGCCCTTTCAGAG GAAGACATCGCTAGATTCGATgctcctttcttctctatcACAGCCAAGGAGGCACATGCTATGGATCCACAACAACGATTAGCTCTGGAGCTATCGTATGAAGGACTTGAGAATG CTGGTATTAGCATTGAGGAGATTGCGGGATCCAATATGTCCTGCTATATGGCTTCATTTACAAAAGATTATACGGGCATGAGAG GCCATGATGCTGAAGATATTCC TTTATATGAAGGAACGGGTAATGGCGCTGCTTTAATCTCGAACCGTGTCTCATGGTTCCTTGATATCAAAGGACCCAGTCTCAGTCTGGACACAGCATGTTCATCTTCGCTTGTAGCCCTTCATCTTGCTTGCCAGAGCATTCGGGCGGGAGAATCAACCTCA GCAATTGTCGGAGGTACCAATATCATTTTGATGCCAGAGATGCAAAACGCCATGACATCACTCCATTTCCTCAGTCCTGACTCCAAGTCCATGTCATTTGATCACAAGGCGAACGGCTATGCCCGAGGAGAAGGTGCAGCTGTTGTCATATTAAAACCTCTTGCAGACGCACTGCGAGACGGCAACGTCATCAGAGCCGTCATCAGAGGTACAGGTGTCAACCAGGATGGTAGAACTCCTG GTATTACCGTGCCATCTTCAAAGGCACAGGAGGAACTGATACGCGTAACATATGCCTCTGCTGGGCTGGACTTTAAGCAGACTGGCTACTTTGAAGCTCACGGCACAG GAACTCCTGTTGGTGACCCTCTGGAATGCGCTGCTATTGCCGCTACCTTTGGTCAAGTAAGACCAGAGTCAGATCCTCTCCTAATCGGCTCAGTGAAAACAAATATCGGCCACATGGAGGGAGCCGCTGGTCTTGCGGGTCTGGTCAAAGCCGTCTATGCCTTAGAGAGAGGACAAGTGCCACCGAACCTTTGGTTCGAAAAGGCAAACCCTCGCATTCCTTTGGCAAAGTGGAAACTAAAGGTTCCCACAGAACTAACCCCATGGCCTACTGAGGGTGTCCGCAGAGCCAGTGTCAATTCATTCGGTTATGGTG GTTTCCACAACACCATTTCTGATACACCTGCTGTCCTCAAAGCCCTGCCATCTACAACTCCGGTGGCCGACCCGTTgcctcagcttcttgtctGGTCTTCACCCGAACAGAAGGGAGCTGATCGCACTGCAGCTAGCTTGGCATCATATGTCAAGTCTCTCAGCGTCTCACCAGCAGAAGAAAGCGCCTTGCTCGGAAGACTATCATTTACACTATCCAACAAGCGTAGCAAGTTCCCATGGAAATCATTTGGCATTGCCTCCACCCTTCAAGAGGCTATTGATGCTTTTGAGCAGCCAAGGAAACCTGAACGGTCTGCCGAACAGCCTACTGTCGCTTTTGCCTTCACTGGACAGGGTGCTCAATGGTATGCTATGGGTCGTGACTTGTTCAAATACCCGGTGTTTAGAGAGTCAATTCAAGCTGCGGCTTCGTCACTGAAGCAACTTGGTTGTGAATGGGACCTTGTCG AGGAGCTCAATGCGATTGCGGAAAAATCGCGTATCAATGACCCGGCTCTCAGCCAACCTGCTTGTACGGCTTTGCAAGTGGCTCTCGTAGACCTTCTCAGCAGCTGGGGCGTGAAGCCATCTGTTGTAGTAGGCCACTCTAGCGGAGAAATTGCT GCTGCCTATGCAAAGCGAGCCATTAGCCGGGAATCTGCTTGGAAAGTTGCATACTTCCGTGGTCTTCTCTCTAGCACCATCAAGAAAGAAGGCGCTATGCTTGCGGCTGGCTTGGGCTATGAGGATGCCCAGGCTCTCGTTGATCAGGTCACGGACGGTGATTTGGTCGTCGCTTGTATTAACAGTCCATCTAGTGTTACACTCTCTGGTGACATCTCTGCCATCTCTCAAGCCCAAGCTTTGCTGGAAGAGAGGAAGGTGTTCAACAGAAAGCTCATGGTGAAGACGGCTTACCATTCTCCCCACATGAAGGCTATCGAAGCATCATATCTGAAATCGATTAGCGATATCTCATTAGCGACAGACGATGCCAGCGTGCGGATGTTCTCGTCTGTGACAGGAGAGATTATTGAAGCGGCTGAGCTTGCAAACCCATCATACTGGGTCTCTAACTTGGTAAATCCCGTCAAGTTCAACCAATCGTTGCAAGCGGCAATCAAACACAACCCAACCAAAAGACGAACGACGAAAAACACTGGTGGAATTAACTTCATTGTCGAAGTTGGACCTCATGCCGCTCTCCAAGGGCCCATCCGACAAGTCTTATCagtcgaagaagccaagaaactCAATATCCTTTATGTCTCACTCCTCAAACGCGATAGCAGTGCCAGCTTAACCGCGATTGAAGCAATGGGAACTTTGTTCCAACGCGGCTATGCTGTGGATGTTGCTCAGGTTAACAACTCTAGCAAAGATACGTCAGCAGCCCTTGTTGACATGCCTCCGTTTGCTTGGAACCACAGCACAAAATACTGGTACGAATCGCCCATCTCTCGCGCTTACCGATTGCGAGACATGCCGAGGCACGACCTCGTCGGAGCCAGAGACGAATACTCCAGCGAGCAACAGCCCAGCTGGCGCAACTATCTCCGAGTTTCCGAAATTCCATGGTTGGAGCACCATCAAGTCCAGTCGTCCATCTTGTATCCCTTTGCGGGTATGATCGTCATGGCCGTCGAGGCTTCACGTCAGGTGGCCGATAAGacgaaggagattgagggcTTTCAGCTGCGAGACATCTCAGCTGGTGCGGCCATGATCATTCCAGCTGACGAAGCCGTTGAGTCAAAGATTCAACTTCGCCCTTGGCGCGCTGGCTCAAGGCTTCCCGATTGGACGTGGAACGAGTTCACCATCTCCTGCCGAGATCGCCAAGGAGCCTGGACACAACACTGTTCAGGTTTAATCCAAGTCAAGTATAAGACGGCAGTCAACCCTACTTTTACGAATGAAGACGCTGCCAGAGCCAAGAAGTTCCGAGAAGAGTATCAGCAAATCACGGACGCTGGATTGGATATTGAGGATCCAGCTGACGTCTACGCTTCG ctCGCTGAACTCGGTTTGCAATGGGGCCCATCTTTCAAGTCACTGGTCCATATCGGTTCAGGGCATTACCAGGCTCAATGCGCTATCGAAGTTCCAGACACAAAGTCCTATATGCCTGAGAACTTTGAGCATGATCATATTATCCACCCTGCAACGCTCGATGGTATCGTACAAATGATTGTGCCTGCCTGCTCACCTCGGGGAGCACTTGTTGATAGAGCCAAGATCCCTCGCTTCGTTGAGAGTGTCTACATCTCAAGCAAAGTGGCGAGCAAGAAGCCTGGTGACAAGCTTTACGGTTACTCTCGCTCTACAGCACACGGTTTCCAGGAATCA GGATGCAGAGTCATCACGCTCGAGACAATGACGGAGGGCATTGCGTCTGCTTCTGCTACAACTAAGTCCATCAAGAAACTAGGCGCGTGTACTCACTGGGGACCTGACATTGAAGAGCTCACTGCCGATG AATACGAAACAATCTACGATCTCGAATTGGCTTGTCTAATTATCTGCAAGAGAGTCCTTCGAAAGTTTACTGCAGAAGACTCGAAGACGTTCGCGCCACATCATCGTCTGTTCTATGAATACATGCAGCACCAATACGACCTTGCTGTCGAAGGCAAGCTCAGCTGCCAGAGCTCCcccatcaagaagattgactGGTTGAACACTACCGAGGAATTTGATGCCGCCTTACTCGAGAAGGTTTCTAATGAGTCTGTGGACGGAAAGATGCTGGTTCGCGTCGCCTATGCGATGAATGAGATCCTCACCGGCGCAATTGAGCCTCTGCAGGTTCTCCGTGAAGACGACTTACTGACTTCATATTACCGAAACGTCATTGGTGTTGAAAAGGTCAATCCAGTCCTTGAAGAATACGTGAGGCAAATCTCTCACAAGAGACCACTTCGCGTCTTGGAGGTTGGCGCAGGTACTGGCGCAACCACGAAGCTGGTTCTGACGACGCTTGGGAAGCgcgatgatgccgccgcTAGGCTGAAGCTGTACACGTTCACTGATATTAGCAGCGGATACTTTGAACCTGCTGCCAAGGACTTCAGCGAATACGCCGAGTTCTTGGAATACAAGATTCTTAACATCGAGAAGGATCCCGCTGAGCAAGGATTCCCTGTCGGCCAATACGATATTGTCATTGCAAACAACGTTATTCATGCTTGCTCATCTATCGACAGATGTTTGGCGCACTGCCGTAGCATGCTCAGACC TGGCGGAGTTTTGCTCCTGGGTGAGCTGACCACAACGATGGCTCGTGTTCCGATGATCTTCGGAACACTTCCCGGGTGGTGGCTAGGTGAAAACGATAACAGAAAATGGGGCCCAAGACTCTCAGAAAGCGAATGGGACGTTTACCTGCGCAGGCACGGATTTGGTGGACTGCATGTGTCCTTCCGAGACGATAGCAGAGAAGATGTTTACCAGTCTTCGCTCATTTTCTCAGTGGCTGTAGAGACCACCTCTCCCCCGCTGCCCAAGaacgccgtcgtcgtcaagCCAGCAGTCGCTGACCCTGTTGTCGATGCGATGGCATCAAAGCTATCGGAGCTGCTAGATAAGGAGGGCGTTCAAGTTGAAGTAGTTTCATTGAAAGACGTCAACACGACTGATTTCAGCGGCAAGGCATGCATTGTCGCAGTGGAGTCGAACAAACCTCTGCTTCATGAAATCAAGGGTGAGGACTGGAAGTCTACCAAGAAGGCAGTTCTTGGATCAAGAAGCACTCTGTGGCTCACTAATGGTGGTACCATGGAATGTACCACTCCCGAGTCCAGTCTTATTGTTGGACTTTCCAGAACTATTCGAGGAGAAAATCCCGGCCTACAGTTCACAACGCTTGATCTTGATCCCAAGGAATCCATTGACTCCGACACCACTTGCGCGACTATTAGCCAGATCTTCAAGTCTAAGGCTGATCCTTCAAATGCGGAATGGGAGTATGCTCTGCGCAATAAGCTGCTCAATGTTCCTCGTCTATATCCCGACCACGAGGTGAGCAGCCTCTTCGAGACCAACGCAGAAGATCCTCCTGCAGTCAAGTTGCCTTTCAATCAGCCAGGCCGTGCTCTTGCGCTCGAGATCAAAGTACCTGGAATGTTGGATACCTTCCAGTTCACTGACTGTGACGAGTACCCACTCCCACTTGGTGATCGAGAGGTCGAAATCAAGGTCAAGGCTGTGGGTATGAACTTCCACGACGTCATGATTGCCATGGGTCAAATCCAGGATACCAACTTGGGTGTTGAGTGTAGTGGCGTCGTCACTCGCATTGGAAAAGCCGTCACCCAATGGAAGGAGGGTGACAGGGTCATGACATTCCGTCTGGGAACTTACCGCACGTATATTCGTAACCCAGAGGAGATGTTCCAGAGAATGCCTGACGGAATGTCGTTCGAAGAGGGTGGATCAATCGTCTCTATCTACGGAACAGCCGTCTACTCGCTGTTTGATGTCGCCCGCCTGCAGAAGGGTGAAAGCGTTCTTATCCACTCTGCCGCAGGTGGTTTCGGTCAAGGAGCTATCATTATCTCTCAGTATATCGGTGCCGAGATCTTCGTGACAGTTTCAACAGAGTTCAAGAAGCGCTTCTTAATGGAGACGTATGGTATCCGTGAGGATCACATATTTAACAGCCGTGACCATAGCTTTGCCGCTGGTATTAAGCGTATGACTAACGGTAAGGGTGTCGACGTCGTCTTGAACTCTCTTGCTGGAGAGGGACTACGGCAAAGTTGGCTGTGTGTTGCGCCTTTTGGTCGGTTCATTGAACTGGGCAAGCGAGATATTA CCGGTAACACTGGCCTGGACATGACGCCTTTCCTACATAACATTAGCTTCTCTGGCGTGAACATGCTGTCTGTATACAGAGAGAATGTCCCGCTGCTCAGCAGAATCCTAGCAGACGTGATGAAGTACTGGGCCATGGGTGTTACTAAACTCGTCACGCCTCTCAAGGTTATGAACTTTTCCCAGATCGAAGAAGCGTTCCGAATTATGCAGACCGGAAAGCACATCGGAAAGATGGTATTGGCCgctaatgatgatgacattgttcCG ATTGTCCCTCCtaagaagaaggaattcACGCTGTCTTCCAATGCCACTTATATCATCCCTGGTGGCCTTGGTGGTCTCGGACGATCGCTTGCAATGTGGATGGCCTCAAAGGGTGCTCGCTACCTTGCCTTTACGTCTCGTTCAGGCGCAAGCAGGCCAGAGGCAAAGGCACTTCTAGACGAATTGGCGAAGATCAACGTCCAGAGCAAGGCTTTCGCAAGCGATATCAGCAACGAGGCCGAGCTCACCAGAGTGCTGCAAGAGATCAAATCTGCCAACTTCCCCGCCATTCGCGGAGTCATTACCTTTGCCATGCAGTTGCAAGATGTTTTCTTTGAGAACATGACTGTTGAGGAGTTTCACACTGCTGTCCGCCCCAAAGTTCAGGTCACAAGAAACTTGCACCAACAGCTGCCTAAAGATCTtgacttcttcatctgcatgTCCTCGGTTGGAGGTATTGTAGGATCTAGAGGACAAGGCAACTACAACGCCG GAAACACATACCAAGATGCCGTCGCTCGCCACCGCCGTTCCCTTGGTCTTAAAGGAACAAGTATCGATCTTGGTCTCGTTTTGGGCGTCGGTTGGGCTGCAGTTCACGGTGAAGCATTAGGCTATCTTAACTCTGGCGCAATGGCTGGTCTTAAGGAAACTGAGGTGCTGGATGTTATAGAGGCAGGCATGGCTGGCTTGCTACCGGAGGCTGAAAACACGGTCGGCCTAACGACAGGAGGCATGCTTAAGCAGGGCGGCTATGAAGAGCTGTACTGGCACAGCGAGCGCCGTTTTGGTCCAGTCAGTGTCTACGACACACAGGATAACGGCACTGCTGGTTCCGGTGAGCCTGACAGATCCGAAGAGCTTCGCACAGCTCTAGGTGCTGCACAGAACCTGgatgaagctggagctgctgttTGCGTAGCGCTGATGCGGAAATtggccaaggccatgatgatggacgAAGCGGATCTTGACTCTGGCCGTCCTGCGAATGCGTACGGTGTTGACAGTCTTGTCGCTGTGGAGATCCGAGCTTGGGTATTCAAGACCGTCAAGAGTGACATCTCTGTGTTCGACATCTTGAGCAATGCCCCACTGGCTACGCTTGCTGGGCTCATTGCTTCTAAGTCCTCATACGTGCCAGTTGCGATTCGCGGTGAAGGAGTTTCTTTGGAGAAGTGA
- a CDS encoding acetyltransferase (GNAT) domain-containing protein: protein MSEVVVRDARYSELPEIARVMAKAFWEDNLFGQLIHPHRNKYPDDVHLYWLRRARVNFWDCRWRWLVAVDKDETGREVITGIAQWARLGDGGKKLDRSYLDPRNLLKPLSSIAMIIHAWLWPSRASDPVQENIIERSYPYFDEIWSGKRAESWYLEGLAVRPDFQRQNIGRKLAQWGLKQAETEGICASVVSALGKDGFYIKCGFEEQYGNATHGEGNPLAGVEGANIYWKWPKTDS, encoded by the exons ATGTCTGAGGTTGTGGTGCGCGATGCCCGCTACTCGGAGTTACCTGAAATTGCCCGCGTGATGGCAAAAGCATTCTGGGAAGATAATTTGTTTGGCCAGCTCATCCACCCTCATCGAAACAAGTATCCGGATGATGTGCACTTGTACTGGCTGCGGCGGGCTCGCGTCAACTTTTGGGACTGTcgctggcgatggctggtCGCCGTGGATAAAGATGAGACCGGTCGCGAGGTTATCACTGGTATTGCGCAATGGGCCAGATTGGGGGATGGTGGCAAGAAGTTAGACCGCTCGTACTTGGATCCTC GGAATTTGCTGAAGCCTCTGTCTTCTATTGCCATGATAATTCATGCGTGGTTGTGGCCAAGTCGTGCAAGCGATCCTGTGCAGGAGAACATTATAGAGCGATCGTATCCTTATTTCGACGAGATCTGGAGCGGCAAGCGTGCTGAGTCGTGGTATCTCGAAGGATTAGCAGTGCGACCGGATTTCCAGCGCCAAAATATAGGCCGGAAACTTGCGCAATGGGGTCTCAAGCAAGCTGAAACTGAGGGAATCTGCGCGTCCGTGGTTAGTGCTCTGGGCAAAGATGGATTTTACATCAAATGTGGGTTTGAAGAGCAGTACGGAAACGCCACGCATGGCGAAGGAAATCCATTAGCAGGTGTTGAGGGTGCTAATATTTATTGGAAATGGCCCAAGACGGACTCATAA
- a CDS encoding amino acid permease domain-containing protein: protein MVVDDKEISEVNDATIGLNDGDVDEKRGNAADRADMYRMGKVQEMRRNFRFLSIFGFSMILMASWEFSLSVSTIGLVNGGTAGFIWMFFVCWMGFLLVNTTMAEMASMAPTTGGQYHWVSEFAPPQYQKFISYLMGWMCVLGWQTSCASSAFIAGTQIQGLIVLNNPDYVPKPWHGTLLTVAVAAFSVLFNTVLARKLPLIDALILVIHIFAFFGILVTLWVLSPRADAKAVFTEFSDGGGWGSVGGSTLVGILAGILPLLGADAAVHMSEELRDAGRALPRSMITTTIFNGAFGWIMVITFSFCIGDLYEVIESPTGYPFMQVFYNSTKSTSSATAMSVFIVAMTVFSNLTMVATASRQLFAFARDQAVPFSPWFSKIKTGWDVPLNAILTTFLISSLLSLINIGSAVALNSITSLATTSLLSSYIVSTGCMIWRRLTNSPLLPSKFSLGRWGLTINIASEAFLLLIFVLAFMPSSPKPTAAQMNWNIVIYGGVTLFSLAYYFLRGTHRYKGPVAYVRALQ, encoded by the exons ATGGTAGTTGACGATAAAGAAATTTCTGAGGTCAATGATGCTACCATTGGCCTCAacgatggtgatgttgatgagaagagaggaaatgCGGCCGACCGCGCCGACATGTACCGCATGGGCAAGGTACAGGAAATGAGG AGAAATTTTCGCTTCTTGTCCATATTTGGCTTTTCTATGATTCTAATGGCGTCATGGGAGTTCTCTTTAAG TGTGTCTACAATCGGCCTTGTTAACGGTGGAACTGCCGGTTTCATCTGGATGTTCTTTGTTTGCTGGATGGGCTTCCTCTTGGTGAACACGACGATGGCTGAAATGGCTTCAAT GGCTCCAACGACTGGAGGACAATATCACTGGGTATCCGAATTTGCGCCGCCGCAATATCAGAAATTCATCAGTTACCTTATGGGATGGATGTGTGTACTTGGCTGGCAGACATCCTGTGCCTCCTCGGCATTCATTGCTGGCACGCAGATTCAAGGCCTTATTGTCTTGAACAACCCCGATTACGTCCCCAAACCATGGCACGGTACTCTACTCACCGTGGCCGTTGCTGCTTTCTCGGTGCTCTTCAATACTGTTCTTGCCAGAAAGCTACCACTGATTGATGCGTTAATCCTTGTTATTCacatctttgcctttttcggCATACTGGTTACCCTCTGGGTTCTTTCACCCAGAGCAGACGCCAAAGCGGTCTTCACAGAGTTCAGCGACGGCGGAGGCTGGGGCAGTGTGGGAGGCTCAACTCTCGTGGGAATTCTCGCAGGAATTTTACCACTCCTGggtgcagatgctgctgtccATATGTCCGAGGAATTACGCGATGCCGGCCGCGCTCTGCCACGTTCCATGATTACGACGACTATCTTCAATGGTGCTTTTGGATGGATTATGGTAATCACATTTTCCTTCTGCATAGGCGACCTGTATGAAGTCATCGAGTCGCCAACTGGTTATCCCTTTATGCAAGTCTTTTACAACTCGACAAAGTCAACGAGCAGCGCTACTGCGATGTCGGTGTTTATTGTTGCCATGACTGTGTTCTCCAATCTTACCATGGTGGCTACAGCATCGCGTCAACTGTTTGCATTCGCACGAGACCAGGCTGTTCCTTTCAGCCCTTGGTTTTCAAAGATAAAAACAGGATGGGATGTGCCGCTCAATGCCATTTTGACGACTTTCCTCATCTCAAGTCTTCTATCACTCATCAACATCGGTTCGGCTGTCGCACTGAACTCCATCACTTCTTTGGCAACAACGTCACTTCTATCTAGCTACATCGTCTCTACTGGCTGCATGATATGGCGCCGACTGACGAATAGCCCGCTTCTACCATCCAAGTTCAGCTTGGGTCGATGGGGTCTCACCATCAACATTGCCTCTgaggcttttcttcttcttatcttcGTCTTAGCATTTATGCCTAGCAGCCCGAAGCCGACAGCAGCTCAGATGAACTGGAATATTGTGATTTACGGTGGCGTAACACTGTTTTCTTTGGCATACTATTTCCTTCGTGGAACTCATCGATATAAGGGTCCAGTTGCTTATGTCAGAGCACTTCAATAG